The Verrucomicrobiia bacterium genomic sequence CTCCCCGGAAACCGCGAGTCCGGCAGTTCCCGGAAGATCTGCTCGTGCATGTCCCACCCCGTATCCACCACCGTCACAAACGACGCCCCGGACTCCACCAGGCGCCGCGCCAGCAGACATCCGGTTCCCACCCGGCTCGGTCCATACCGCTCCCGTGTCCCCGGTCGTTCCTTCGCCAGATCGAATGCCGCCTTGGCCTCCCCCGACGCCAGCAGCCGGTAGGCCTGCTCGTAAAACGCGTCCCGACCCCCGGCCACTCCGTCCCCTCCCTCTACCCGCCGGCTGAACCCATCCATCTCCCGCAGCAGATCCCGACGTCGATCCGACCTCGCAAAACTCACCCCCTCCGGCGGATGCAGATCCCGCACCCGCGCCGGATCGGGCCCCACATTGAAGGCCGAGTACGCCGCCGGCAGATAACCCGGCCCCGCCCCGCCGGAATTGCCACCCACCGCATCCCCCGGAATCGCCACATACGGCGGCATCGCCTCCCCAAACCCGCGCACCCTCGCCACCACGCTCCCCAGACTCGGATGCGTCAACGACGGCGTCGGTCGATGGCCCGTCAGCAGGAACCGTGTCCCGGTGTCGTGATTGCCCAACTCGTGCGTCAGCGACCGGATCAACGCCACGTCCCGCATCGCCGCCGCCGTGCGCGGCAGATGCTCGCAAAGGCGAACCCCGGGCACGCTCGTCCCAATCACGCCGAACTGGCTCCGCACTTCCCGCGGCGCCTCCGGCTTCGGATCGAACGTGTCCAGATGGCTCGGCCCCCCATCCAGCCAGATCAGAATGCACGACCGCGCCCTCCCCAGCCTCCCCTCCACACCCCCCGCCATCGCCCGCCACCGCAGACTGTCCGCCAGGCTCCACCCAAACGCCGTCAGCATCCCAAGATGCAGGAAGTCCCGCCGCGACACGCCATCGCATCGCCGCCCGATACCCGACCGTTCTGTTTCG encodes the following:
- a CDS encoding DUF1501 domain-containing protein; amino-acid sequence: MKSETERSGIGRRCDGVSRRDFLHLGMLTAFGWSLADSLRWRAMAGGVEGRLGRARSCILIWLDGGPSHLDTFDPKPEAPREVRSQFGVIGTSVPGVRLCEHLPRTAAAMRDVALIRSLTHELGNHDTGTRFLLTGHRPTPSLTHPSLGSVVARVRGFGEAMPPYVAIPGDAVGGNSGGAGPGYLPAAYSAFNVGPDPARVRDLHPPEGVSFARSDRRRDLLREMDGFSRRVEGGDGVAGGRDAFYEQAYRLLASGEAKAAFDLAKERPGTRERYGPSRVGTGCLLARRLVESGASFVTVVDTGWDMHEQIFRELPDSRFPGSGKLPNLDRAYAALLSDLRERGLLESTLVILMGEFGRTPKLNAAAGRDHWPRAGFAALAGGGVRGGQVVGATDAYGESPVDAPVGPPDLAWTVLSLLGVDPGREWTTPSGRPVRILDEGRFIRELV